GATAGTTACCAAACTCGGTAATGTTTCGTAACTGCTCTCCAGAGAACACAGGCCCATCTACACAGACAAGTTCCCCGGTAGGATCTAGAGCACAGGTCCCGCAGAGCCCACAGCCACACTTCATATATCGTTCAAGAGAGGCCTGAAAACGAATATCATGATCCATAGCCATACGCCATAGGGCGACCATCATCGGTTCAGGTCCACATGTGTAAAGTGTATGAATATCTGATTCAGAGAGGACTTGCGCCACAGCCATTGTCACAAAACCTTTCATGCCAGCAGAACCATCATCTGTTGTTATTATGAGCCGAACCCCATCCCCTTCAAGCTGCTGCATCTCTTCAATGAAAAGAAGCTCGTCCTTAGTCCGAGCACCAATAACAACCGTGATCTCTGTACCCAGTTCCACAAAGTGTTGAATCACCGGACGCAGTGGAGCAGTTCCAATACCCCCACCAACTATGAGAGGGGATGGACAATCAAGATCAAAAGGGTGGCCAAAAGGTCCACGAATGCCAATCAGGTCATTATGCGCCAAGGAAACGATAGCCTTAGTTGCAGATCCGATGGGGCGAATGGTCAACCCAACAAGGCCATCCTGAAAATAGGAGATGCTGAGGGGAATCTCATCAACTTTCGACACCCAGACCATGAGAAATTGCCCTGGTGAAAAAGTCATATCCGGATCTTTGAAGAATATCGTACGATCATGGGCATTCTCTTTAACAATATTCACAATTTGGACAGACCGAGGGCCACCAGTCAAAGATTCGATGTTCATCAAAGGTTCCTCCATGATAGACCTACTATATCTGATACCGAACTGAACCCCTCTTGTTGTAGATACTCGCTCACACCCATCTTAATTCGCTTGAAGACATCAAGTCCTTCAAGTACGGCTGTACCAATCTGAATGGCACTTGCACCCGCAAGATGCATCTCCACTGCATCCTGCCACGTTGCCACACCACCGACTCCAATAATAGGAATGGAGAGTGCCCTAGACAGATCGAACACACAACGGAGGGCAATTGGGAATATTGGTGGGCCTGAAAGGCCACCAGTGATATTGCCTAATACAGGAACTCTTTGATCAATATCAATACGCATTCCTCGAACGGTATTAATTGCAACAACTGCATCTGCACCGGCTTTTTCCGCAGCCATCCCAATCTGTACGATGTCCGATGCGTTTGGAGTCAGTTTGGCAAAGACTGGACAATCAACAATGTCTTTTACGGCACGAACATAGTCGTGCGTAAGATTCGGATTATGTGCAATCTGACTGATCTCGGCATGGGGACAGGAAAGATTGAGTTCAAGGGCAAGTGGGTCCAGTGTGAGAGCATGCTCGGCAACACGCTCAATATCATCAATAGTCGAGCCAAAGATGCTCAGGACGAAGGGAATCCCCCATTCCTTGAGAAGAGCCAATTCGTCCTTGAAGGCTTCAATGCCGGGATTAGTCAGGCCAACCGCATTGAGAAGACCACCATGAGAAACCGTGATGATCGGACCAGGATGCCCTTTTCGCGGGTGAAACCCAATTGATTTTGTTACGACTACATCTGCCCCATTTTCGGCAATCCGACGCAGTATCGAGGCTGTTACCCCAAGTAGTCCAGAGGCAAGCCAATAGCCTTCAATCTTCAAAGTGCCACCTAGGATGTTATCAGCACTTTGCCCCATTATAAGCTAAATGGAAGTACAATGAGTATAACATATTACAGTAGATTGTGAATTTCAGTAAATTTGGGAAATGATGCAAATACCGAAGCTATTAGTGAGCACCATGGCAAGATTGAATAGAATCACAACGAGTATGAAACAAGACTCAAGTAGGTAGTCAGGTTTGAAGAGTATGCAGGTTCATCTTGTCCCAACTATATTTGGTATTTTTATCCATGACAACAAGGGTGAGATCATCTTACATCACGTGATCTATCCCGATGTGAGTCTTGCAGTCACGGTCACAAGCAAGATCATGGAGGGGCATATAGTCACACCTCTTCAAGACCTGCTGAAACAGGCACAATCAGAGGGCTTTGAGTCGGTGATTGTGGAGAACCAGCATGTAGCGAGGGCAATCGAGGAACTGGGCACCGTGGCTGTAGTAATTGATGAACAATCACGGGATATCAAGATGTTCCGAAGCATGCTTGATGACATTCTTGTAAGAGAGAAGATCGTAGAGGATAGAACGCGAGTAAGTACATTCAGACACGATGTGGCTCTCCGCATTGCAAGAAGCAGGATATCTGAAGCAAGCAAGTCCCCAGACTTGTTAGTCAAACATGCAATTGATGCAATTGGTGAAATAGACAAGAACATCAACATTCTCTCCATGCGGCTTAGGGAATGGTTCTCAATATTTAGACCATCTCTAACTAGACTTGTCGAGGATCACAATCAATTTGCACAGGTCATCAAGACCATCAATAAGGGAGGCACTACAAAAGAAGACCTCCTTAAAATTGGATTCGCGGATATGATTGCCGAGAAGATCAGCACATCATTCGAAACCGATATGGGTGCTCCACTTACTGGTGAAGATCTCATACCCCTGACACAACTAGCCGACATGGTAAACAATCTTGTTGAAACACGTCAGAGAATGGAGGAGTATGTAAGCAGACTGATGCAGACGGTAGCACCGAATATTACAGCACTTGTAGGACCACTTGTTGGCGCGCGACTCATCAGCATGGCGGGCTCACTCCTAGACCTCTCAAGAAAGACATCAAGTACAATTCAAGTCCTAGGAGCCGAGAAAGCACTCTTCAGAAGCCTGAAGACGGGGACTGCACCTCCAAAGCATGGTCTCATCTTTCAGGTTCCAGAGCTATATAGTGCACCCTATTGGCAGAGAGGTAAAATTGCGCGGGCCCTAGCTGGGAAGATATCAATTGCTGCCAAGATAGATGCATTCTCCGGACGCGATGCTGGTCAGATGCTTCGCGATGCATTTGAGAAACGTGTAAAGGAGATACGAACACAAAATCCGAATCCACCTCCACCCAAACCAACAGCTTCGATCCAAGGGCGGCAGGGTAGACAACGTAGCGGACGATCCAGACGAGGAAAATATGGACGAAGGAGGCCAAGCAAGCGATGAGCGTTCTACCCACCTCATTTGGAGGGGTATTTAAAATAAAGGACAAAGACCGTGAATCGTTGGCCACAAGAAGTCTGGTCAAAAATCAGAGCGTCTATGGAGAGAAGGTCTTCGATATAGAGGACTATAGTTACAGATTGTGGTCCACTCGTAGATCAAAACTTGCAGCCGCCATAAAAAAGGGTCTCCACGAGTTGCCAATTCAACTAGGGTCTCATGTGCTCTATCTGGGTGCTGCATCAGGTACCACTGTCAGTCACATTTCAGACATCGTCGGGGAAGAGGGAGTCGTATACGCAGTGGAGTTTTCACCCATATCGGCGAGGGATTTGGTGTTTCTTGCCGAGTCGAGATCGAATATCATCCCAATAGTTGATGATGCCCGACGCCCCACAAATTACACCTCAATAGTGACAGGTTCAATCGATGTGGTCTATCAAGATGTGGCGCAACCAGATCAGGCAAGAATCTTGTTCGATAATATACGAACCTTCTGCTCTCTTGGCGCATGGGCAATGATAGCAATCAAAGCACGAAGTATCGATTCTGTGTCAGAAACAAGACAAGTGTTCGATAGAGAAGTGGGAAGTTTACAGGAGTCAGGATTGGATGTGATTGAGAGAGTCAATCTCACTCCGTATGAGCGAGATCATGAGATGGTACTACTACGAGTCACGGAGGATCTGTGATGGGGTCATTTTTTGAACGTGTACTTGAGAGAGAGATAGATTCTATTAACGACCATTTACCATCTGAGAGCGTTCCTTTGGCGGAACTTGTGGACAGCGAACGCCCGAGTTATAAGACACGGGACGGAATAGACTCGCATTTTAGAAGAGAAGAGATCGAGTTCTTAGCCAATGAGACCCCTCAACAATTTCAGACAGACATCACTCTACCAATCGTGATCCTTCGCAGAATGGACCTGGGCAAAGGAATACATACTATTGCAGGAGGAAAAGCGACACTATTCTTGATCCATCGAGTGCTAGGAGATGTTGACCTAGAATGGGAAGATTTGGCGCGGGTAAGACTGGACAATTCTTTTGCGCGTCTGCAGGTGCAAGTTATCCGAAGAAGACTCCCCACGACCACATGTATGGGGATTGTACATTCAGGTGCACACACTCGCAAATCTATGCAATAATTACGATATTTAAAAGAACATTATGCACTAACAGAATGCTGAAAAGCATTTGATAGGTTGAATAAAGAGGTAATCACGATGACCAGAGCCCGTAACCAACTGATTGAGGAGGTCTCAACTCAATTAGAGGAGGCTGGGTTCAATCTGTCATCGTCCTGTGATGTGAGACCCAGCTGTTTTGATCTTGTTGCACGAAGGGGCGACCAACTGGTCCTAATAAAGATCCTAAACAATATTGATGCCTTGACAAAAGAAGATGCACAAGCTCTACAGATGGTTGCACAATTCTTTGATGCAATACCACTTGTAATTGGGGTCAAGACCAGAAGGGGCACATTGGAACCGGATATTGTGTACAAGAGGTATGGAGTACCGACTATTACCCCGGTCAGTCTTCAGAGAATTATAGCAGAGAAAGACCTGCCAAAGGAGTATGTCCAACGCGGTGGGCGGTTCGTAGCAATTGATGGGTCCAAGCTTCGAGAGATCAGGACTGAACGGAGAATCACACAACAGGAGCTAGCAGAGTGTGTACAAGTTTCTGCAAGAGCCATTCTAGCATACGAGCGCGATGAAATGGATGTAAGCTCGGATGTTGCCGAACGTCTTGAGAAAGTTCTTGAAACAGACCTGATCATTCCTATTGATGTACTTCGTGAAAAGGCCCAAGCCCAATTGACTCAATCAATGCCAATTGACTCCATATCAGACCTAGAGAAACGAGTCAACGAGTTCTTCGAGCGCTTAGGAATGAGTGTTTTATGGACTGATCGAGCACCATTCCATGTTGCTGCAAAAGAAGATGGGCCACCTCTGATGTCAGGTGTAGGGTCTTTGAGAAGCTGGGCATTGAAAAAACGGGTCGAGATAATCAAGAGCGTTTCAAAGGTCACTGAGGCTAATGCAGTTCTCATTGTCGAAGAGGGAAAGTCAGAAGAGTGCGTATCAGATGTACCAGTCATCCGGCAACTGGAATTGTCCGAGATCGAGAAACCTCGTGAATTAAAGAAGATAATCTCGGAACGTGCTGAACACTAGAAATCTTCAATGGTTGCTTGGTGACCGTGTACTGCCATAGTAATCCGTTCTATGGACTTCCATGATTTCCTCACAATTTGAGGCAACTTGGCTTGAGAGGCAATAATTGAACGAACAAAAGCAATCGTCTTTGGATCTGAGGGATACCCGGAACCAAAATCCCCATAGATCTCATGGAGCCGCTGAATCTCTGTATCGCGGATGACTTTAGCAATTATTGATGCGGCTGAAACTATAGGATACGTACTGTCAGCACGGTGTTCTGCAATGAATTGGCAATCGGAAACAGACAACCCAGAACGTTCAGCAACAGTCCGTGCAAAGCGATTAGAGTTTACATCTGCTGCATCCATGTAAGCAATAGTAGGATGCAACTCTCTAACAACGGAGGCAAATGCATCAGCTTCAATACTATTTAGTGAAACCCCGGCTCCACGTGAGGAGTCAATCTGAAGGGCCGGGATGCTACGAATCACAATGTGATCAGCAATTTTTCGTATCTGAAGGGCCAGCACTTCTCTTCGGCGCGGAGTTAAACACTTGGAGTCTTTAACGCCAATCTGCTCGATCTCTGATAGATGCACAGATGATACAGCAATTCCGCATACCACTAAAGGACCAATCACGGGCCCGCGCCCAGCTTCATCAATCCCGGCGATTAGTTCATGGGGTTTTTTGACGCTCATGCTGTTTCAACAGATTTCTGAGTCTAGTGCCTACTGAACTTTGCTATTCGACATGTGCGGATCATTCAGTCTCACAGAAAGCTTCATATCGTCATCAGCTCTTTTCAGATTATGAGCCACGCGCTCATGCAGTACTTGGGGACGTGGCCTAGCCCGGTATGGCGACGGGCTCCAGATCTTATGAAGATACGGGGTCATAAGAAGAGCAGACTCGTCGATCCTGGGTTCAAATCCCAGCGTCCCCACCACTGCTGCTGACACTTTTTTTCGATTTGCGTTAATAGAAAGTCCCTTTTTCATCCAATGTGTAATAATACTATTAGACGGTGGCCGCAATGAACAAGCGTTCTCTATTATTGATACTGTTTCTGAGCCTTACATTCGCAATGACACCAATATCGGCACAGGATAGTTCTGTGGGGAGCGCCTTTGAGGTGGACTCGTTTTCCTATCGGGTCTCATTTAGATCAAGCGACGGAACCGAGTTGCTTCTCATAAGAGCAAGATTCCAGATCACCTATCTGTATCGTCATCATCAACCGACTATCAGCCAGCACTACATGTCAGGAACTGTAGGATTCTATTTTGGTAAGACCGCCTTGGGGAGAAATATTGTTCGAGAGGTACATATACAAAGCATCGACTTTAGACCACAATGGCATGATGCGTTTGGCTACTTTCACAGTCCGGAGTCTACTGCTAAATTATTCGCCATTAGTAGCAATGTTTCTGATGGACAACTTGCAGCGGGATATATTCAACTCGATAAGGAGTCGGTCTCACGTTATTTACCGGACTTTGGAGGAATACTCACCATTCAAGAAATGACGTTTGTACTTGATGATGGCTCGAAAATTGGAGCCGGGGCCGAAACGATCAAGATTGAGTTTGAAAAGAACTTTAACAAGCTATCACCAGATGATGCAAAAATAGTGAGCAATATTGAAAATTACACATCAACAAACATAGATGGAATACTTGTCATATCAATACAAGACACCGCGCCAATCATCGTTATTCTTGACCTCATAGCAGCAATCAGCATAATGACCTCATTCGTATCAATCGCCTCAATAGCCGTTTTAAAACGCCAAAAACTGAAGATCCCCCGCATTTCATCAATAACTGGAAACCTGAGAAGAAATAACGATATTCAAACGTGAACGCGGACTGCAAGAATAGAAGCAAGAGATCATAATACGAATTGAACCATAGAGTAACGTTTAAAACGAAATGAACAACCGAACATTCTTGATGGCGGCCATAGGCGCCCGGGACCACCGGAACCCGTTCCGAACTCCGAAGTTAAGGCGGGTGCCGTTGCCGGAGATGTGCGCTGCGCGAGCGCGTGACAGGCCGGCAAGCTGCCACATTCTCTCATTTCTTTTTACAATCAAGATTATCAGTGAACATAGAACTAGCGCGTAACGAAACCATTAAAGCAGAATTGAAATTTGTGCGAGTGATATAGATGCAAATCGGAGAACCTACAGACCTAAGTTGGATTTTAAATATCCTATTTCTCGCGTTTATAATGGTCTTCAGCCTATACGGAGCCAAGATTCAGATGTGGCAATGGCTGAAACAGATCGAGGCGGGACTAATAGAGCTCAAACGGATGGCAATCGAGTCTCGTCAAACTGCAATTGACACGTTCAAGAAATTCGGAAAAGATGAGAAAGAGGTGGCTGAGGCCCTCGATAGATGGCTAGACTACTTTCTGATTACCCCGGTCGATCTTGATCCTGCGGGAATCCTCCAGCGTCTTGATCATTTACTAGATGAGCGAAGAGACAGATTTCAAGAGTTTGTTGCAGAAATCGCACCAGAAGCAAGTGCCGTCATGGATCAGAATCTGGAAAATACGCTAGAAGTCGCCCAGGTACTCAGTCTTATCTTTAGAGTGGTCAGACACTTCTATCTTCTTGGTAAGAAGACAGGCAGTCAGATTCTCATTATGCAGATCCATATGCAGATGCCAGACTTGCTTCGTATTGCTAAGGCATACTTTGATGCGATCGATGCATTTTCTGAGGGAAAACCAATTGGTGATGGTATTGGCCCGCTTGTCGTAACACAGTTTGCACGAGAATATGGGGCAACCCCTGAGAGCTATGTCCAAGAGGTCGGACGAGAAGTAGGTTACTATAAGGTAGAGGTCGAAGGGAGAACAGTCTTTGTTGTTCGTGCCACAGGACCAGGGGGTACTGTAGGTAAACCCGGATTCGCTATCAAAAACATTGTAGAACAGAACAATGGACAAATAGCCCGAATTATTACAATTGATGCAGCCCTCAAGCTGGAAGGGGAAGATCTGGGTAGAGTTTCGGAGGGAACAGGCGCAGCAATTGGAGACCCCGGCCCCGAAAAACATGCTATTGAAGATGCAGCAACACAAAACAAGATTGCAATAGAAGCAATTGTGATCAAGCAAGATGAGGCAGCAGCGGTTGGAATCATGCGTAAGAAGATTCTTGATGCAGTCCCAGAGGTCTTGGAACGGATCAAGACTGCAATCAGGAAACGTACAAAACCCGGAGATAAGGTCATACTTGCGGGAATTGGAAATACTATGGGCATAGGTCTTTGAGGTGCAACAGATGGGTCTTGTTTCAAAATTAATCGGTTTGGGGTTCATTGGTGCGGGATTATTAGTATGGGTGGTGCTCGGAGGCACTGCTGATGTGATGGTTTCATACATCTGGATCTTTGTAGGCATGTTGTTAATGTCAATAGGGATCAGTCTCATCACTGGTGGACGCAACACAAAACAACAAACACCACCACCACCGACCGTCACGGAGATTCGTTGCGATAATCCTGAATGTGACTTCAAAGAGATTCGTAATTATGAGGAGGGCGACTATATCCTCAAGGCACTTGATGCTAAATGCCCAAGATGTGGTAGCTCAATGACCATTCAGGGAGTCTATGTTGTCAAAGAAGACGACTCGGACAAATCACCAATCTAGGTGGGTCGTGTTGTCACAATCGGTCCGTCATCTGTAATGAACATAGTGTGTTCAGTTTGACTGACCGGCCGCCCCTTTTTCTCAACTAAGACTGGAAAGGCAGTAATAACTTTCGCCTTGAGTAGCTTAGCAAGCTCCGAGGGTACATCAATAGCCTTGTGAGAAGTACCAATCCAGCGAGAGGCGAACGGGAAAGGCCCATATCGCTTGCGTAAGTGCTGCCGCAATTTTTCGGTCACACCCTCGAGTGTTACATTACGCCCGGTATTTGCAAAGATGTAGGCATTTTTACTATCGACAATATGGGAACCGGCCGTGGCAAAGGGCTCGATAGCAATAGTTTCACCAGCCTGAATGGTTGTAGAATCACGAGTCTTCACATTGGGGATTCGCTTTCCGGCATGCAGTTTGAAGCGTTCGATACTGTGCCCTGAGAGTTCCTTGACGGGGCGAAGACCGTAGTCCTTGATAACATGTTCAATGTGGGAACTAATTTCCCCTAAGGTCACGCCAGGCCGAACAATTTGAATTGCCTCTTCAAGTGCATCGTTCGTGGCTGAAACCATACCCTCAAGAGTTCCATCAATGTCAACAGTACGGGCTGTATCCGCAATATAACCATCTACTTGGACACCAACATCAATCTTCACTAGTCCGAAATCGGGGATACGAGAGGGATCGCCTTTGGGGGAAGTGTAATGAGCCGCCACCTCATTGACTGAAACATTACACGGGAAGGCAGGTCGTCCACCCAGGTCGAGTGTACGTTTCTCAACATGAGCACAGATACTGATCAGCTTCGTCTTTGGGTGGACCATTGCACATGCCTCACTAAGAACACGTGCAGCAATGCGTCCAGCCTTAAGCAGTGAGGGGTGTGGTTTCACGGTCATGGGTTCACCTCGATTGGTAGTGATAATTTGCAATAGTTGACACTTTAAGGAATTTGGGAAGAAGCATCACGTTGTGTTGTCACAACCGGACCATCAGGACCAACAAAGATCGTATGCTCGAATTGTGAGACCATACCACGCTTGCTCTCGATGAGAACAGGATATCCATGAATAGCCCCAGCAAGTGCAAGCGTATGAATTAATGCATCAACATCATATTTCTTGGACGAGATCCAACGTGATGCCCAGGGGAGAGTCCCAAAACGTCTGCGAAGCACATCCCTGAATTCACGAGAGAGTCGATCAAGTTTGTGGCGGTCATTCATGACGTTTGAATAGATATAGGTACCAGTCCCACTCATAATGGCGCCGGATCCATCAGTCGAGAATGGCTCGATCGCATAGGTCTGCCCGGCCTGTACCCGGGTACTATCAGCGGTTCCAATGTTAGGAACCGATTTACCTGCGTGAAGCGTCCAGCGTGTCATCTGATGCCCAGATAGATGATAGACTGGATTTAGGCCATGGTGCCGGATGGTGCGTTCAATTACTGCACCAATCTCACCTAATCGTACTCCCGGACGAATCGTTTCAATAGCCTTGTCCAGAGCATCTTTACTTGCCGCAATGAACCGTTCATAAGAGCCATCAAGATCAACTGTAAGAGCCGTATCAGAGAGGAATCCATTGACATGAGCCCCAAGATCAATCTTCACTAATCCGCTATCAGGAAGGACACGTGTATCACCACGTGGACTTGTATAGTGAGCTGCCTCTTCGTTAATAGAAACATTACATGGGAATGCAAGACCACTGGCGCCGTATTCTAACAGCTTTTGCTCGGCAAGCGTACAGATCTTTAGAACACTGACACCAGGAACTGCTTCTTTTGCGACCTCGGATAAGACTCGTGCAGCAATTTTGCCAGCCTTAATGGAATCGGGATGAGGTTTCATCTGCATTGACAATTGCGCCTCATATTTTTGAGCACTTAATCATTATTATGTTCGTGGGACTGGGCATGTTTTGCGAAAAAGAAAAGTGGGAGAAGCACACAGAAATGTGTAGAGCGTGATAAAGAATGAAGTTCACATATCTAGGACATGCGGGATTCGAGATCGAGGCTGACGGAAAGACCGTCTTTGTGGATCCATGGCTGGGCGCACCAACTGCAACTCTAAAGGTGAATGATATCACTAACGCGGATATTGTCCTCGTCACACATGATCATGGCGATCATGGATACGATGAGGCCGTACAGATATGTAAGAAGACAGGGGCATTTTTTGTTGCAATCAATGAACTCGCAATCCAAGCCAAGGAGGACGGAGTGGAAAAAGTACATACCCTAAACATTGGAGGAAGTGTTATGATAGACAATGTCAGGATAACACTTGTACAGGCATTTCACTCCTGTGGAAAGGGGGCTCCAACAGGATTTGTTGTGACATTTCCAAGCGGCTCATTTTATCATGCAGGGGACACAGGAGTTTTTGCAAGTATGGAATTGATCAGGGAACTATATCACCCAGATGTTGCATTATTGCCAATTGGGGGATATTATACAATGGATGTTCAACAGGCAACACTTGCGACAAAACTTCTTGGGCCAAAATATGTAATACCCATGCATTACAATACATTCCCAGTAATCAATGCAGACCCGGCAGATCTTCAAAAGGCCGTTAAAGAACAACAACTTGGTGCCGAAGTCAAAATATTGACCCCTGGAGAGTCAACGGATCTGTTATGAAAAGGCACAAGGATCGATGCCTGTCGCCCTATGCACTAACTCCCAGCATCACAGCATCAGAACATTCCGGCTCAGCTGAGTTGTCTCGTGCTAGGCTGAATACGGCATCGACCTGCCTGCTAATGTACGAGTTGTGGGTGACCCGGAGATCATCTGAGGCAAATGCCCACATCAATCGGGTCCGTTGTGACTCGTCCGAATGGTAATCAACAGGCGGCTCATGAGAACTATACAGATGTAGAGGTCTCAAGAGCAGGTAAAAAGGGGGATACAAAAGATATGAACATTGCCATTGAAGACTTGATTGATCAATGAGTCTTATTGATGAGAACAAGACTCACAACAACTGATTACATAACAAGCTTCAAATACGGGCCACGTGTCAGTTCAAATGATGATGGCAAGTAATGCCTCATCAATCATAGGATTATCATATCACAAACGCCAAGTGGTCCCCCGACTCTTCAGAGTAACCGAGCCGGTGAGCGACCATCACACAGATCACATGACGATCATCACTCATCACATCACAGGATTACCGATTCATTACGTAATTACACGAGAAAGCATGACGGAAGTCCGCGGAAATGCATTTGAAGAGTGCTAGAGTGTGAAGTGGGCATCTCCAATCCGTGAGAGGCCAAAATACAGCGGCCGTCTTACGACTCGTCGGAGGGGACTTGGCAGTACATCATATAGGAGACGTGTATTAAAATCGGAACTGACTTCGATCAGAGTACTGCAAAATATGTCATCAGAGCTCGGATCGAGATTGATGGTGTTGTAGACAAGCCAGACGTTGTGGGAGCAATCTTTGGTCAGACAGAGGGCCTCCTTGGCGAAGACCTTGACCTTCGTGAACTCCAAAGAACAGGACGAATTGGTAGAATTCAGATCGGCATTAAATCAGAGGGCGGTATCAGTAAAGGGGAAATTGTCATTCCTGTCTCATTGAACAAGACTGCAACGGCAATCCTTGCGGCTGCCCTTGAAACAGTTGATCGAGTTGGACCCTGCACAGCCAAGGTCACACTTGAAAAGCTTGAGGATATTCGCGGTGCCAAACGACGAAGAGTCGTAAGCAGGGCAATCAGCATTCTCAAAGGGTGGGAAGAGGACATTGCACCAGGTACTGAAGAGATCACTCAGGCGGTGACAAAGGCGGGCCGAAAGACTGTTGGTAAATACGGTCCCGACAAACTTCCGACTGGCCCGGAGCTGATGGACAGTGATGAGATCATCATTGTCGAAGGACGTGCAGACATCATCAATCTCATGAAGAATGGTATTAACAATACCATTGCAGTCGAAGGAACTCACATACCCAAGACCATCATCAGTCTGACCAAGAAAAAGGACAAGACGATTATAGCATTCTTGGATGGTGACAGGGGTGGCGACCTCATTCTCAGAGAGCTTATGCAGGTGGCCAGAGTAGATTACATTGCAAGAGCACCTGAAGGCAAAGAGGTAGAAGATCTCACACGCAGAGAGATAGCAAAAGCGCTTCAAGCAAAAATCCCGGCCGATCAGGCCCTTGCTCTTGTAAGTGAAAAACGAACACCCACACCCCACAAAAAGAGACCCACCAAGCGGACGACTCATCCTAAACGAGAGGATGTTTCAACACCCTCAACAACAACAGGAACAACAATACCTTCACGACCATCAAGAAGTCGTCCCACTACCAAACCATACTTTGAGATTGATGAAACATTTGTTTCGAAAATCGGGGAGATCCGGGAGTCGTTCAAGGCCATTCTCTTTGACGAGAACAAAGAGGTCATCGCAGAGTGCGGTGTGGCAGAACTGGCCAAGCATGTGGAAACTCTTGACTCCATTAAGACTATCGTGTTCGATGG
This region of Candidatus Thorarchaeota archaeon genomic DNA includes:
- a CDS encoding metal-dependent hydrolase, which codes for MKFTYLGHAGFEIEADGKTVFVDPWLGAPTATLKVNDITNADIVLVTHDHGDHGYDEAVQICKKTGAFFVAINELAIQAKEDGVEKVHTLNIGGSVMIDNVRITLVQAFHSCGKGAPTGFVVTFPSGSFYHAGDTGVFASMELIRELYHPDVALLPIGGYYTMDVQQATLATKLLGPKYVIPMHYNTFPVINADPADLQKAVKEQQLGAEVKILTPGESTDLL
- a CDS encoding DNA primase codes for the protein MGTDFDQSTAKYVIRARIEIDGVVDKPDVVGAIFGQTEGLLGEDLDLRELQRTGRIGRIQIGIKSEGGISKGEIVIPVSLNKTATAILAAALETVDRVGPCTAKVTLEKLEDIRGAKRRRVVSRAISILKGWEEDIAPGTEEITQAVTKAGRKTVGKYGPDKLPTGPELMDSDEIIIVEGRADIINLMKNGINNTIAVEGTHIPKTIISLTKKKDKTIIAFLDGDRGGDLILRELMQVARVDYIARAPEGKEVEDLTRREIAKALQAKIPADQALALVSEKRTPTPHKKRPTKRTTHPKREDVSTPSTTTGTTIPSRPSRSRPTTKPYFEIDETFVSKIGEIRESFKAILFDENKEVIAECGVAELAKHVETLDSIKTIVFDGVVTQRLVNLSAKKGVTLLIGAAVADIESRPPSIRYLTFDDVERRRT
- the map gene encoding type II methionyl aminopeptidase, whose translation is MTVKPHPSLLKAGRIAARVLSEACAMVHPKTKLISICAHVEKRTLDLGGRPAFPCNVSVNEVAAHYTSPKGDPSRIPDFGLVKIDVGVQVDGYIADTARTVDIDGTLEGMVSATNDALEEAIQIVRPGVTLGEISSHIEHVIKDYGLRPVKELSGHSIERFKLHAGKRIPNVKTRDSTTIQAGETIAIEPFATAGSHIVDSKNAYIFANTGRNVTLEGVTEKLRQHLRKRYGPFPFASRWIGTSHKAIDVPSELAKLLKAKVITAFPVLVEKKGRPVSQTEHTMFITDDGPIVTTRPT
- the map gene encoding type II methionyl aminopeptidase — translated: MQMKPHPDSIKAGKIAARVLSEVAKEAVPGVSVLKICTLAEQKLLEYGASGLAFPCNVSINEEAAHYTSPRGDTRVLPDSGLVKIDLGAHVNGFLSDTALTVDLDGSYERFIAASKDALDKAIETIRPGVRLGEIGAVIERTIRHHGLNPVYHLSGHQMTRWTLHAGKSVPNIGTADSTRVQAGQTYAIEPFSTDGSGAIMSGTGTYIYSNVMNDRHKLDRLSREFRDVLRRRFGTLPWASRWISSKKYDVDALIHTLALAGAIHGYPVLIESKRGMVSQFEHTIFVGPDGPVVTTQRDASSQIP